From a region of the Halanaerobium hydrogeniformans genome:
- a CDS encoding alcohol dehydrogenase catalytic domain-containing protein — protein MQAAILNEKKQLELRDLPRPKIVPGGVLIKVVASGLCGADLKMIDKGHKALTYPRVLGHEITGIIVESETKEFNKGDRVQIAPGIVCGECYFCQQGITNHCQEIEIFGFTVDGGFREYIAIPEKAIKAGVLNIIPDNLSFSEAVFAEPLACCINGLELAQFTENESVLIIGAGPIGCLKAMLAKSYGAKKIILADKLAKRLDFAASLELDSLINVEEKAWHDIVNKATDGRGVDLIVLASSHVSVDHSLTGLLNKRGKILLFSGFADGKENLEIDGNLFHYGEMALIGAYGCTVKQNKKALKLMAKQKIAVKKLITDQISLNEIFKGVEKARNKETIKVIIKENEGGNG, from the coding sequence ATGCAGGCAGCAATATTAAACGAAAAAAAACAATTAGAACTAAGAGATCTGCCCAGACCAAAAATTGTACCAGGTGGTGTTTTAATTAAAGTAGTGGCAAGTGGACTCTGCGGTGCTGATTTAAAAATGATCGATAAAGGCCATAAAGCACTCACTTACCCCAGAGTTTTAGGCCATGAGATCACAGGGATTATAGTTGAAAGTGAAACTAAAGAATTTAATAAAGGAGATAGAGTTCAAATAGCACCAGGTATAGTCTGTGGGGAATGTTATTTTTGTCAGCAGGGGATTACAAACCACTGTCAGGAGATTGAGATCTTTGGATTTACTGTAGATGGTGGTTTTAGGGAGTACATAGCTATTCCAGAGAAAGCCATCAAAGCTGGAGTTTTAAATATAATTCCTGATAACTTAAGTTTTTCTGAAGCGGTTTTTGCCGAACCATTAGCCTGCTGTATTAATGGATTGGAACTGGCTCAATTTACTGAAAATGAGAGTGTTTTAATAATTGGAGCAGGTCCTATCGGTTGTTTAAAGGCAATGCTGGCTAAAAGTTATGGGGCAAAAAAGATAATCCTAGCCGATAAATTAGCTAAACGGCTGGACTTTGCAGCTTCTCTAGAGCTTGATTCTTTGATTAATGTTGAAGAAAAGGCATGGCATGATATCGTAAATAAAGCGACTGATGGCCGGGGGGTTGATTTGATAGTTTTGGCATCAAGTCATGTAAGTGTTGATCATTCTTTAACAGGATTATTAAATAAGCGGGGTAAGATCTTATTGTTTTCGGGTTTTGCTGATGGCAAAGAAAACTTAGAGATCGATGGCAACTTATTTCATTATGGTGAAATGGCTTTAATTGGAGCTTATGGCTGTACTGTTAAACAGAATAAAAAAGCTTTAAAGCTGATGGCTAAGCAAAAAATAGCAGTAAAAAAATTGATAACAGATCAAATTTCATTAAACGAAATTTTTAAAGGTGTAGAAAAAGCAAGAAATAAAGAAACAATCAAAGTTATCATCAAAGAAAATGAAGGAGGAAATGGATGA
- the trpD gene encoding anthranilate phosphoribosyltransferase: protein MNEVVNSKQFGQSISGLIEGKDFSRAEMEGLFTQVLLDQQSEMQQGAFLAALKAKGETVEEIAGSWDAIYNLDTIKLTPQLEQPLVENCGTGMDKLNTFNISTAASIVAAAGGVNMARHGSRAITSNCGTIDILEELGVGVECAPELIVKSIEEVGIGVLNGMDSKIHPTALGRILARISFGTTLNIAASLANPVYPKYGVRGVYSRELLKPVAKVMHKIGYKKAIVVHGLAEDGISGMDEASTLGRNHLVEIDETGQLKEYSIDPRSLGIEKASSKDILPCQDRQSEALELIKVLKGGGEKARSDIIALNTALIFYLMDYHDQLKTAYEAAKEIINSGKAINKLKKWVQVQNSEPEKGLKKLDRLLAKI from the coding sequence ATGAATGAAGTAGTAAACAGCAAGCAGTTTGGCCAAAGTATAAGTGGATTAATCGAAGGAAAGGATTTTTCCCGAGCAGAGATGGAAGGACTTTTTACTCAAGTGCTTTTAGACCAACAATCAGAAATGCAGCAGGGAGCTTTTTTAGCTGCATTAAAAGCAAAGGGAGAAACGGTAGAGGAAATAGCTGGAAGCTGGGATGCAATCTATAATTTAGATACCATCAAATTAACTCCTCAGCTGGAACAGCCTTTAGTAGAAAATTGTGGGACAGGAATGGATAAGCTAAATACTTTTAATATCAGTACTGCTGCCTCAATCGTTGCAGCAGCTGGAGGTGTAAACATGGCCCGGCATGGTTCAAGAGCGATCACTTCTAACTGTGGTACAATCGATATTTTAGAAGAATTAGGGGTTGGAGTTGAGTGTGCCCCAGAACTTATAGTAAAAAGCATCGAAGAAGTTGGAATTGGAGTCTTAAATGGTATGGACTCTAAAATACACCCTACGGCTTTAGGCAGGATACTTGCCAGAATTTCCTTTGGCACAACTTTAAATATTGCAGCTTCTTTAGCGAACCCTGTTTATCCGAAATATGGGGTTCGGGGAGTATACAGCAGAGAGCTATTAAAACCGGTAGCAAAAGTCATGCACAAAATAGGTTATAAAAAGGCCATAGTAGTTCATGGTTTAGCAGAAGATGGAATAAGCGGGATGGATGAAGCCTCAACTCTGGGCAGAAATCATCTGGTTGAAATTGATGAAACAGGTCAGCTCAAAGAGTACTCCATTGATCCACGAAGTCTGGGGATAGAAAAAGCAAGTAGCAAAGATATTCTTCCCTGCCAGGATAGGCAAAGTGAGGCTTTAGAGCTGATTAAAGTATTAAAAGGTGGGGGAGAAAAGGCCCGCTCAGATATTATAGCCCTCAATACAGCTCTGATCTTTTATCTAATGGATTATCATGATCAGCTTAAAACTGCCTATGAGGCAGCCAAAGAGATCATTAACTCAGGTAAAGCAATTAATAAGCTTAAAAAATGGGTTCAGGTGCAGAATTCAGAGCCTGAAAAGGGATTAAAAAAGCTGGATAGATTATTGGCAAAAATCTAA